The genomic interval gaagaggggagaggaggagaagagagagagaggaagaggaagaggagagagagagcgagagggggaagaggagagagagaggggggaagaggagagagagagagagagaggggggaagaggagagagagagcgagagagggggaagaggagagagagagcgagagggggaagaggagagagagaggggggaagaggagagagaggggaagaggagagagagagagcgagatagggggaagaggagagagagagagcgagatagggggaagagggagagagagcgcgagagagggggagaggagagaggagagagagggagagagagggggaagaggagagagcgagagagagggggaagaggagagagcgagagagaggggaaagaggagagagagagaggggaaagaggagagagagagaggggaaagaggagagagagagggggggaggagagagaggggaagaggagagagagagcgagagagggggaagaggagagagagagagagagggggaagaggagagcgagagggggaagaggagagcgagagagggggaagaggagagagaggggaagaggagagagggggaagaggagagagagagagcgagatagggggaagaggagagagcgagagagagggggaagaggagagagcgagagagagggggaagaggagagagcgagagagaggggaaagaggagagagcgagagagagaggggaaagaggagagagagagagggggggggaggagagagagagaggggaagaggagacagagagcgagagagggggaagaggagagcgagagggggaagaggagagagagagaggggaagaggagagagagagcgagagagggggaagaggagagagagagcgagaggggggaagaggagagagagaggggggaagaggagagagggggaagaggagagggagagagcgagatagggggaagaggagagagcgagagagagggggaagaggagagagagggggaagaggagagagcgagagagagaggggaaagaggagagagcgagagagagagaggggaaagaggagagagagagggggggaggagagagagagtgggggtagaggagagagagagagagatgatgcagagagagggacgatgcagagagagagggatgaattaAAGtgaagagaaggatggagagaggggtcaggagggGTCAAGCCTTACTCAAAATGCCTCACACACATATGGGccatctctgtatgtgtgtcttgAGTACTTCTGAGATATTAGCCAGATCATGATAATGAGCCTATGTAAAACTGCttctatacacactcacactttacagccctctctctattaatctacctctctctattaatCCACCTCTCTCTATTAATCCACCTCTCTCTATTAATCCACCTCTCTATTAATCTACCTCCCTCTATTAATCCACCTATCTATTAATCCACCTATCTATTAATCCACCTCTCTCTAttaatccatctctctctattaatctacctctctctattaatctacctctctctattaatctacctctctctattaatCCACCTCTCTATTAATCCACCTCTCTCTATtaatctacctctctctattaatCCACCTCTCTCTATTAGACCACCTCTCTATTAATCCACTCCTCTCTATTAATCCACCTCTCTCTATTAATCCACCTCTCTCTATTAATccacctctatctatctctctctctctctctctctctctcctctctctctctctctctctctctctctctctctctctctctctctctctcttcctctctctcttcctctctctcacttcctctctctcacttcctctctctctcagggcacGGTGAGCAATCGAACAGGTATCTTCCCAGAATCCTTTGTGAAGATCATTAAGCCCCTCCCAGAGAGTGACTCTGATGGCGAGAGCGGTGGCGCTTCAGGTAAAGGGGCGGGGTCTTACAGCTGCCTGCGCTGCTACCTGCTCACACCCCAGGGCGTCGACACCAGGTATCCCAGTTAATAATGTATTGGTGTGACTGTATGTATCCCAGTTAATAATGTATTGGAGTGACTGTATGTATCCCAGTTAATAATGTATTGGAGTGACTATGTATCCCAGTTAATAATGTATTGGAGTGACTGTATGTATCCCAGTTAATAATGTATTGGAGTGACTATGTATCCCAGTTAATAATGTATTGGAGTGAATGTATGTATTCCAGTTATTAATGTATTGGAGTGACTGTATGTATCCCAGTTAATAATGTATTGGTGTGACTGTATGTATCCCAGTTAATAATGTATTGGAGTGACTGTATGTATCCCAGTTAATAATGTATTGGAGTGACTATGTATCCCAGTTAATAATG from Oncorhynchus kisutch isolate 150728-3 unplaced genomic scaffold, Okis_V2 scaffold3245, whole genome shotgun sequence carries:
- the LOC116371454 gene encoding neutrophil cytosol factor 4-like — protein: MKAGEVIFLLRRVNTDWLEGTVSNRTGIFPESFVKIIKPLPESDSDGESGGASGKGAGSYSCLRCYLLTPQGVDTRDVCVEEDISTQPSYKELLARMR